DNA from Labrus bergylta chromosome 3, fLabBer1.1, whole genome shotgun sequence:
CGGTTCACATTCATATTATTGTGTGTTTATCCTGTGTGTCCCAGGTCTCTGCCAGGTTATGGAGCTGTTTATGAATCTTCTTATTGTCATCTGTGCCGGAGTGCCGTACAGCAACAATGGGGGCTACAGAGATCTGGCCAGCCTGGGCGGAATCTACTATTATCACTTCGGTGGAGCCAATGCCTTCACTGGAGCTGACGCAGACCGTGTGAAGGAGCTGGACCGCCTCTTCCATGAGCTCAAGCGGCCTCCTTACATCTTCACCATGGCATGTGGAGGGGTTTTGATGATCTACGTCTGTGCCATGCTTGCCTTGGGGGTTTTCAGAGTGCCTTACCGCTGGCCCCCCGTGCTGCTAGGGGAGGCTCTGCTTAACCTCCTGATTGGCCTGGGCTATATCCCAGCACTGGCCTTCTACTTTATTAAGCTACAGGAAACCTATGACAGTCCAATCTGCAAGGAGAGAGAACAGATGTACAAGAGCAAAGGTCACAAGGGCTTTGAGTGTCAGTTCCATGGTGCAGATATTGCAACAGGTCTGTTTGCGGTGCTGggggtgtttgtttttatctttggtGCAGTGTTAGCTGTCAAAGCCTTTAAGTCAGTACGGGAGCTAAAGAAGCAAAGGACAAACGAGGACGATCGTCTGTAACAAAGATTTTTTAACCTGTTTATATCCCTCAGAAATCTAACCCCtgttgaattatatttttttgtgatatatatatatatatatgtattttttttttgcagccctTTTTTATGCTCTGAAAGTTTTTTTCGTaagatttaaacacatttttaaaataaatatcactaACAGTTTACATAGCggtgtgttttatcttttacaATGTTACATCTGTTTGAATGGTGCCTTAATAAACAACTCATGCTATATATTATGTTTCTGTTACTACTTGTTAACTCGTAAGTTAAACCctcatatatttatttgttctttctGAAAGAGCAATTTGAACGAAGGATACATTACTTTAAGAACATGTTTATCTGATAAGCTACCCATGTACAGTTCCCAGCGGTTTCACAGGCCTTCATCCTTTATAGGTagacaaaatgtatttcccACGACACAGGCTGAatatattgttatattgttatattgttCCTTAGATGTTAAGCTATCAGTGAAGATCAATCTGTAAATGATCAGTGTTAGGGTTAAGAGTTATCCAATGACTTGAAGCTTTCTTTTTAGTGAgatttgaatacatttacaaCTAATAAATGCCTAAAATATCCACAGCATTTCTAGGGATATGTCTTCTCCACCATTATACTTAGGTTTAGTATTATTCCGAGCTCTGCCAGTAGATGGCAGATCTGACACAGAAGCACAATTATGGTAACATTTCAGCGCATTAGATTTAATTTAGTTAGGGTAAaatcataaaaagaaaatacaatacTACTTTCCATATTCTCATTTTATAGTATAATTCTGGATTGAAGcataaattacaaaataaactggacatgttttattttgacaaaatCTGTcatttggatttttcttttattggcatgagatctttaaaaaaaaaaaaggtgagcaATATGGACACTGGACCAAATAAATTCACAGTAAAAAGTTTTATTGCTACTTGGCTTTAAGTTAATTAAACAGCTCAACTGCGTAAAAGAAATGATAGCagcattttaaatcaaacaacaaccatCTTCTACACTCAAAGATTACAGGAGTTAATTTCTGTCTGACACACAGCAAAAGTGCTCATCGATAGTTTTTTTCCcctaaataatgtttttataatCATGAAACATCGAACACAATTTTAGCAGTAATCTGCACAATCGAATCAAAACCCCCAAATCTTAGACAAGCTCAATTTCATACAAATAAATCACCTTTTGTTTGTACTCGATGCTCCTATTCAATGCAATCCTGGGAGCATGCTTTCAACATTGATACAGTAATGTTAGGAGCAAGACCTTAGATTAAAGTACCATAATGAGTGATCCCTTTCTGTAGAATCCAAACCACTTATAATTCTGTTAGAGTAGAAGGGGAATATACATTTGCATGAAACAATtaagtacaaaaataaacatcagcttcTTGgcattaagaaaaaatattcaAGCATTTCTAAAAAATAATGTAGAGAAAGGAACTGTGGGATTAAACAATGGCTACTTTGGTCACATGTTAAACAAATGGAACATCTTGGGTCAGTTTCATTCATCACGCAAAAATACAGTCAATCCATTATTCACACAGGCATGCATACACTTACTGTACATGTGCACTTaatttacacagaaacacaaacagtttgCAATGCAGTTGTACAGGGAGACTTTAAAGATGTGTGCAGAGATGAAATGATCCCTTAAAGTTGCACAAAGGGTACAACAAGCATTATAGAAAGATATGTGAGAATTAAAGGGAATATTTTAAGCCAATCCACCACAtcagctcctccctcctcttgtATCTACACACACAGGTGGCATTATGTACATGTACAGCGATAAGTACGCTGATGGAGCGTTGTTTCAACATACTTCAAATGTATACAAGATGAGAACGCAGGGGGGATTATGGTGTCAACCAGGAGATGCATAGAATAGTGTACAGTCATAGACAAAAAAGGACCAAGGCAGTTTTGAAGAGCACTAAATGAAACAGTGCAATGTAGTCCCAACGTGATTTGACCCGGTgagccaaataaataaaactgcagATGAGCTGAAGGAGGGGAACACTGATTTCACATCATACACACGTCAGTCACTAGTCATTTTCAGACATATATAGAAATAGGGGTTTGTAGCTTAAGGTGAAATGAAGCTTTGATAGACATATATagatttatatttacagttGACACTTTGCATATTTGTACGAGTGAATTCTCAACAAAAGTTGTGAACACCACAATTTTGTAAAACCTAAAGGAAAGTTCCATTTCCCCTCTCAACAGTTCCAACTTTTTCGAGTGCTAGCCGACATAATTCACAATCATAATCTGTCTtacagtttttctttctcttcctgcagCAGGTGAGCCTGCAGCACCAATCCATGTTGGTCACCATCAGACAAGAGGCCTGACACCATGTGCAGGCTCTGATACTGGAGGTTTGGCCACAGTCTGACCCACAGAGAGTCCAGGTGTTTGGCATTTTAGACACTGCAcagtctgataaataaagtgactggaaacaaattcaaaacaaacagactcaTAAAATACAATTTCCCATTTctaactcagaaaaaaaaaaaactgcaagtTTTAGTTGAAAATAGTGTCTAATTCTGAACAAGCAGAATACCAATGCTTCAATGTGGATCAAAGCAATGCCTATCTTATACTATTGTTTTAATTACACATCATTATTACAGGGAGTATTTAAAAAAGCCTTAGGTATGCCAGATGGTTAGGGGTCAATATTAGTTCATATACATTATGGATAACAAAAAGTTAAGAAAGAGTTACTCTAGTGTATTGTGTAAGAATACATATGGATGTGTGTTATGCTGTTTGAGGTATTGatgataaatatattcatatcgGTTAAGGTCTTTTATAAAATTCAGATGTAACTGgcagcaaaaataaaatccttaTCATCTCTGTTGGCAAAGTATTCTAAGACAAGAGGTGATATGTTGGGTTGAGGACACTCAGGGAAAGTACGTTGATAAATCTCTTTTATATTAAATCAAATTTACATCACTCTGAATATTACTATCTCTCTctgtaaaaagtgcttttaacagtgtttttttttttttttttttcaaaagacaaaaacttgcaaaaggcaacaaaaagttCAGACTCATATGTTAAGGCTTTGTCACTGAGGTTGTCCCTCATTTGTGTGGAGCAAAGAAAGCATAGAGGGGccatttgaaagaaaatacaCCACCCAATTCCTCAGTCACAAAAAGCAAATCACAAATGGGATACAAAAAGGGCTTCTCCTTTCAAATATACCAAGTTTGGTTACTTTAAGGCTAAAGGGGAAAACTGAAAGGTCCAGCTATGTGGCAGAATACCAGAtaacaaatatcagaaatgCACAGGAAATATACATCAAATGATGATCAACTTTGGCCTTTTAAAAACCACAACAGAACCAGTTTCAGGGGCTGTATGATATGCACTGACACTACAAATAATAACAGAGTGTTAGAAAAATTGCCACAAGAAACATCTAAACACAAAACAGATTGTAAGCCGATGATACCAATATCTTAAGGACTGTATGACTTAGTGGAAGGAAATGCAACCCGCTGAACCAGAGTTATTAATTCAGCACCTTTTACTGCTGCCTCACTTCACTTAATAATCTGtagattaataataataataaattatggCAAGACATAATGTGTTTCTATGTCACAAATTTTTGTGTGCACTTAGAACTGTAGGCTGTGCCCCGAATCTTTGTGATGCTTTGTGATCAATTAACTGATTAATGATTTCCAAATCACCAGTCTACTGTCCAGTGACAATAAAACAGACTAAATTTGAGAAACAACAGGATAATCTGTGCAGTGCATGATCGAACAGTATTCTCAAACACtataaattcaaataaaagttGAAGGATTTTTGAATTCTGCAATACCTCTGCTCTGTATAGTTGAAAAACgaatagttttttgtttgttttttacatctaTTGAAAATTAATTTCTCTAAATAGCAACACTTCTCAATCCTGATGTCAGCAGTTTAAGCACCCTACTTCAGCTGGCTGCTAATTGTAAGTGTGTACCACATTTTCTAgaatttatgtatttcatatagaagtttatctttatattgtttgggaatgtaaaaaaaaaaatccaaccatACCAATTCTGGATATATAaatgccacaattctgtcttcATCTTCTCTTAACTTTGTGCCTATCAagcaattaaacattttaatttccttttcaAGCCACAGTAATAGGGAGAAGCAGAAGCTGTGTTGGCACTGGTCCGTCTAAGACATCACCCCTCCTTCATATCTTACAAGCAAGCTAACATCTCCTAACACAGCCTTGATGTGGGAGAGCTCTCAGCTGAGTTGTCTCCAGTAGGCACTTTTTCAGGTTTCAGTCACAGGGCTTCCTTCGAGGACTTAAGAGACCACAGAGCCCCCGCAAAGAAGATCCTACCTCACTGAACAAAACCATTCCACTGCCTCTAGATTACTTTCTATCCAAGTGTAGGGAAATGTTGCTTAcatgtttaaacacacaaatgtatcCCATTTCAATTCAGGCTTGATTTGATCTATTATTGCCAGAAATTCATGGTTCACAAAACATCCTGTTATGTGAACCAGGAtctttgtttctcatttttGCCTACTCACACTCAGCACATAAACCCTATGTTACCCACATTCGTTGTGCAACATGACATGGTGACTTTCAAGGTCTCACAGGTTTGTCTTGCCTCCACAAATGGCAACTTGAGTCGGATTATCCAACATGTATGAGAAAACTCATCTTCTCCAGAATGGCATGATCAGAGTTGCAGCAATACACAACTGTGCTGTGCCCCGCACCCCCTCTAGAGGGCAGTATCATATACTTCCTGCTGTAGGATGGGGACTGGGCCTGGACCTGGGACAATGTTGTGGGCAAATGCAGGGGGATGTGGGTGATCCCACACTGTGTCCTTAAATGCCGGGGGCAAAGAAGGTAAAGGGGGGGCTGAGACTAGAGTGGTCTGGCTTCTGAGCTGCTCTCTGACCTCCTGCTCCAGACCGGGAGGCAAAATAAGCTGGTCCTCAGGGTCCTGCTGTGCTGGAGCAGTGAAGTACCCAGACTTCTTCTTAGGAGCCTCAAGGGCCACCTCAATGAGATTATGGCTGTCCTCAGGGGCAACAACAGAGCCATTGGACAGCTTCTTCCCAAACAGGCTGGATGTGGAAGGAGACTTCTTGAGGTCAGCAATCTCTCTTCCACATACAGCCAGCAGACAGCCATTTGTTGCTGAGACCACCACGCTGTTCTGTCTGCACATTTTGCCATTGGGATAGTCAGAGCCTCGCTTTTCAAGGTCAAAGTCTTTGGGGCTGTCAGAGGCTGACCGCAGTTGGAAAGCACAGCAGTGAATGTCTACCTCCACTTCTAACTTGCTGCCATTGGAAATAACACCCTCAAGAGGAGCTTCATCATCACTGTCCAGGCCGTTGTCAGACTGGTTACTGAAAGTAGCGGAGGAGGGCTGCCGCTGGAATAGGCCTGGATGGGTTCCTGTCCCTGGCGCGCCTAGCACCATGATCCCACATAGTGTGGTAGCAGGATGCAAGCTACAGCGTCTTTCTGGTCGAGCTACATGCCCAGAGGATGGGTGTTCGTCTGAGGCAGTGGATCCTGCCTCGCTGCCAACCTCTGAGGCTGATGTCTCACTGTTGAACTCTGAAACAGCACCACTGCTGCATGAAAGGGTGGCTGGGTCACTTGGACCTGGGGTCACAGTAACAGGCACAGGGGCAAGGATATGTGGGGGAACTCGTGGATCAGTTGAGGAGGCAGGTGGCTCACAGGTGCAGCTGTCTTCACTTATATGCAGGGACACCACCACAGCCTCAATGTTGTCCTTGCAGCCATAACTCTGGGCGAGAGAACACAGTTTCTTGGCAGCAGCACGAGGATCCCGCACATCCTGCACAGTGCACACAGCCTCCTGGAAAGAAACACGTTCAAACAGCGCTCGATTCCCCAGGATCAAGAACTCATCCTGGGAACAGAGAGGCTCAGTGTGGACCCAAGGCTTTGGGAGCACCCAGGGAGAGAGATAAGAGCAGCCCAGTAGGCGAGAGCAGCATGTCACTCCACTCACTTTGTTATCctacaaaaaaacaagccatTAGGATTGTAGATCAACTTAAAAAGAAATACACCTGTGCATATTAAGCTGTACATTTACACTGAACAAAAAGTTCTTTAAATTGTTCAGATTATAAAAAACGTGCATTAGGAATAAGTGAATTACCTCTGTAATAATGGCTTTACTGAGTTTAACTCTTTCCAtctcttctctgcagctctccaaACTGTAAACCTTAGAGAGAGGAACAGGCCGGCCATCTCTGCACAACACTGCCTGGCATGTTCCCACATTTGCCACAGTGAGGCTGAAGCAGCCTCCTGGATCTGAAGGCTCATGGTGAATATAACACAGCAAGGCAGAAGAACCAAGTTTCTGGCCAGCCATACCGagtttcctgtttaaaaaaaatacacgcAAGAAGCTGCCGAAAACTCTTCTGGGAAGCAATTTtaatacaacaaaaaataaataaacaaacaaaatgttttacctgtgtGAAGTGAGGAAAGTGTTGCACATATAGACACTGTCAACACTGGAATGCTGCAGTTCCTCACACAGCACATCTCCCATGGTGCACTGCAGCAACCGAGGCACTTCCTCATTGCGGTCTCCATCAAAGATCCCATAACATGCTTCCACTCCGTCTCCAAAACGGTCGACAgccaacacagacacacacaacctgTACACAACGCATGAACAGATGACTCAGCAGCTCTTATACAAAACTCATACATACTTCAGCATGCAACACGCCAACTCCAGGTCAAGGGAAACGGTGGGGGTGACAGCTGATGAAAGACACTGCTGTATTGCCCCCTGTGGTGGCTGTGACCCTGGAGGAGCGGACAGGCTTGCAGGGCTCTTATTGGTGCACATAATGTTGTTAGATGCACTAAATCCAATAGAATAATTTGTCTCCACTGCCAGTTTACCTCTTTAAGAAGAACCACTGACTGCTTGGACACCAGTGCTAGGCGACTCCCAATGATTCAAATATTGACAAAGTGGCAGACTTCTGCTCTGTGCTTTACAGCATCATCAAAACAGACAGATATATTATATACAGACTGCAGCAAATCAAGGGTTAAAGAGTGATTGTATACCTGACAGCAAAGCACACAggaaaaagatgaataaaacataCAGACTGGAAAGTGTGCCTGAGGGAAAGCACTAAATGAAGACTGTACTTAATCTAAAGCTACTGTGGTAGCAGTATAGAAGCACTCATGTAGAATGTAAGACAATTTGGATAGATTATGTTTTCAGAACACAAcaataacagacacacagacacagagaagaaCTCACTTGTTTCTTTGGCCACTCATTTCAGAGTAACCATGGTTCCATGGAGTGGAGGCACTCAGTGAGTCTCCTGGTGTTGTCGTGGATTTCTGGTCTAATTTCAAGGTGGTGATGTGACTATCAGAGGAGTAGAAAATGGTAGAAAAATGTTATTTACATACaataagtacacacacatatataatgAATCATTTTCTGCCACCTCTGGACATACAGCTTCATCATATTCTTATATTTATCATCTATGAGAATGACTTCCTATTGCTCCAGTATGCATTCAGACAACTAGAATCTGAAGCCAGGGTGCCTATATTTGACCTTTCACAAAGACAGCTGCCTATGACTAAACAGTTCTGGATGTTCTGTGACTCACCTGAATACATTTAGGGTTTTGTGTTCCAGCATCAGGCTGCTGTTTCCTGTCAGGTCCAGCTCCTGCAGAGTGGCGGGCAGTGATTCAGGGAGCTGGATCTCAGTCAGCTCGTTACAGCTCAGATCTACAAGCTATAAATGCACAAAGCACACACAAGCTGAAGCAGGTAGAGCATAATCACACAAACAGGCTTGGTAAATAAAACAAGGAAACGTCTGACCTTGATCTCAGGCAGGTTGAGGATCTCTGGGAAGACAGTGATGTGGTTGGAGTGTGCTATGAGGGTGTGCAGTCTCTTACAGCTGGACACAGTGGAGGGGATGGTCTTCAGCTTATTGCCACTCAGATTGAGCTCCTCCAGCATTTCCATTTTGCTGAGCTTACTGAAGACACACAGGTAGAATAATTACTGGTACATCATCAACAGGACAATGaaaaaagataacatttgtaaAGGACATAACAATACGTAAGTGAAAATGACAGGGGTACACACACCTGGCAGGAAAGGAGAACAACTGGTTGTAGGCGATGTGCAGGATCCGCAGGTTCTGGTGTCCAACCAACAGAGCACTGCAGTTCTCATTCAGGTTGTTCCTTGTCAGGTAGAGCTCCTGGAGGGTGCTGAGGCTTTCCTCTGACTGGCTGCTGGGAGGAATCATTGCCAGGACGTTGGCCGACACATTTAAATACTTTAAGCTGTGAGAGAAGACAAATAAATAGAAGATATGCAATAGTTTGAAAAAGTCTATGCAGTGATCTGCCCAACAAGTCATAGCCAGCATGAAAAACAatgcttaaaaacaaacaaatcctcTTTCAGTACATTTGAATTCAGGAAGCTGTACAACAACTTAACAATAATATTAACGGAGTAGTTCCCTGAGTTTGTTCAAACAAAAGTAACAGCAGAATATTGGTATTATCCAATACCAATATTAGTATAACAAtatttcttattcttattttcataGTAACAAGCAGGAAATTATTCACATATTGTTGAACTAATACAGAAAAGGGGGTTAGTATTTTGAGCTTCAATATTTCTTATGCAACTGGTATTATTAAGTCATTTTCTCTGCAAATCATTGTGAAGCTGTTGTTTAAATCAGTCAGAAACTACAAAAGTGATATGACTTCTCTGCAGCACACAAATATCACAAGACTGTTGACATCTCACTGGCCTTTCTTATTTATTCCGTGTCTACACgtttgaaaatatattaaacatgtttaaaaaaaacatgtctatATGTTCAATAGCCAAAAATCTATAACCAGAAGTTGTTTCCATCAGTCTAGAGTGTATTTTCTCTTAAGAGCTGCGCAGCTCTTGGACAACATATCAGGAAACCCATCGTACACAAAGCAGTCTCTGCCATATCGTCTCAGCATTAGAGAGAGTAAAGTACATTAGAGCATTTGAACTGCTAATGGGTGTTAAGTGATTTACCACACAGGAAATAGGAGGGCAACTGAAGCTCCAGTTACAGTCCGTAGTGCTCCCTTGTTCTTGCCCACAATCCCTACAGTACATACAGTCTATACTTTATCCCCAAAACCAAAGAGACAAGTAGTAGCTTAAATGGTTTTAAGGAAAAACTGAAATGGAAACAGAATTAtcagtagagagagagggattgaAAGACTCACTTTAAGGCCTTGTAAAACAGACTCTCGGGGAGCTCGGCTAGCTTGTTGTGCTGGAGGTCCAGAACTTCCAGGGGGATGTGGTCAAGTAGGTCAGGCACTCTCTCCAAATGATTGTTCCCTGCCAGCAGCTTTCTTAAACTCAAGCTGTTGAGCAGTCTGTCAGGGGCCAGAAGAGCGTTAGAGACGAgcgaaaaagaaaaagaaaaaaccagacctacaaaaaggaaaagagccAAAGAAAATTGTCTGCACATACAGACTTGTCTACTTGTAAGGCTGGAGGGAGGGAATTATTGGGAACTAATCCATTGGTGACCTTTTCAGCTTGGCTGAAACAGACCAGCACAGCAGCATCCAATTCTGTCCTGAACCCATCACCCAAGTCATGAGCAGGTATAGTGGATGGAGGAACATTAATTCATTTGCAGAAGTTCTTCTGATGTCTtactgaagtgcaaaaaaaataccTGTGTAATGTTTAGAGGGTTGGAAGTGAAAGATGGAATAATAAGTGCTAAAGTAATGCCAATTTTTCCCCAGTTGTAACTGTTTGACAGTGACACTGTCTTTCACAAAGTGACTGATGTGTTATATTCTTTCCCTGtataaatcaattaaaacagtATGAAAGTGTGTAATGTAACACCTGCACTTCTTATTCAGGACAGCATAGCATTCTGTCAGTTGCATTAAAATGGCATTTAAAGTTTCAGAGCAAGtgacaaaaaatagaaaaaaaaaaaaggtcaataaCCTTGAAGGAAGCTCGAATAGGAGGTTTTGTGTGACGTCCAGCATCTCAATTTTTCTACAGTCACACACCCAATCCGGAAGGTACTCCAAAAGGTTCCtgtctcaacacacacacagtcacacacatagaatgacacacataaacactcaaACTGAGCAGAGCTGACATTAACCTGCAGGGTAATCTAAGAATGCAAATGTAGATATGcactttaataaataaatattgtgcAATAGAGGTATATTTTAAACACATAACAGCTTATATAACCTCTGACACAGTGTAACAATTACTGCTCATGATTAGCCCCACATCCATCACATTTTGTACATAGATATGTATCAGTCAAAGGTTTGTGAACATATGTTAAGTCTCAAATCTTCTAATGATGCAGGCTgaaaggcaaagaaaaattcAAATAGCCAGAAGTAAATCTTCAATTCtaccaaaaagacaaaaatgatatAGAGCAcactttgagaagaaaaaaaagaaaaaaaagattttttttatcttctgaaCAATTGAATTTCACAGAATGTAATTTGTTAGCCATTTTTGTATCCAAATTAATTTACACCTCCAGATAGAACCGTGCCCATAAATGAACATTAAGACAAATGTGCTGATGCTATTTTTAGATTATGACAGCCTCTGTTATAAAATCTGGGACCACACAGACAATGGACACTCCTTCCCAGCCAGAACTCACTGTGATAGGTCCATGTGTGTCAGCTGGTTGGGGACTGGATAGATGTTGACTGTTGTGAGGCCTGTGGGTAGATAAAAGCAGCAATAAGCAGAACGTTTCACAAGGGAGAAGGGTCTGAACATACATACAGACTAACAGTCAGTGAGGCAGTAACAGCAGCTAGTTGATGCTCTATTTGACTCACGGTTGCTGCTGGCATTAAGCATGCGCAGAGTGAAGCCGCTGAGTGTGAGTGTCCCCAGCTGGTTTCGTTGACAGTGCAGAGTCTCCAGGTTGCAGATGGAGCTCAGGTCTAGAGAGTCCAAGCAGTTGTCCCGCAAGTCCAGCTGTGTCACCTGGCTCACTGCCTCTGTATTCTCAGCTTTTACACAGCGCAGCCCATTCAATCTATGTTTAAAAGGGAGGACAAGAGATGAATATCACTGGTTAGTCCAGGGATCTTCGGGAACTGAGAAATATGTCTTAGATGAAGCTTTAATATGACATTAAATACATACTCAATGCAGTGAAGGATTCTAATTTCATATTTGATAAGAAAGATGAA
Protein-coding regions in this window:
- the marveld3 gene encoding MARVEL domain-containing protein 3, with translation MPERGRHHQRSDEYESRERDYPYKGDHHTSNSRGPDRNPRAADKRGSAGDRRAKQNNRQRDVPSASHKEPPAYRNPDHEGPSGLSRETSFYHSEAEYYEQHQKPALYNFRYILTSRGLCQVMELFMNLLIVICAGVPYSNNGGYRDLASLGGIYYYHFGGANAFTGADADRVKELDRLFHELKRPPYIFTMACGGVLMIYVCAMLALGVFRVPYRWPPVLLGEALLNLLIGLGYIPALAFYFIKLQETYDSPICKEREQMYKSKGHKGFECQFHGADIATGLFAVLGVFVFIFGAVLAVKAFKSVRELKKQRTNEDDRL
- the phlpp2 gene encoding PH domain leucine-rich repeat-containing protein phosphatase 2, with amino-acid sequence MAMEDVDNNAAVEATNTKTDIKERGDVGVNGACIDRQPDTVVHQAGLNRTADRGSRNGPGAHTATGIRVLKQRNIKRNGSRGCVTRKTRFGSRERDWLKGDTQRGCVCLYGGTVDPQPPASGPQASSTPQTDLQLVLCSTSTTVEELCAQRDGQGLYVQLHGDLVRRLDAAERPLQIVYDYLAALGYSDPTRVQQEAANSDLSCLIRFYSERPVNADQQERTLLKGVFSVRKGKSQLHKWAERQVILCGTCLIVASVKDSLTGKMHILPLVGGKVEEVKRRQHCLMFSSAGYQAQTYFVNFDTLVDYQRWHRQASKVVSQTICLVDLSCYSLEAVPEYLFYCQDITHLNLRHNFMSLQGPGGLLNLPRFSQLKSLNLSHNRLGLFPECVCEILTLTELNLACNSLDIIPVQIGNLQSLQTLSLDGNHLSSLPEELGGLNQLNGLGLSFNNFSHISAVLERLSAVDKLAMAGNRVECLDLCTLAKMSHLKNIDLRLNGLRCVKAENTEAVSQVTQLDLRDNCLDSLDLSSICNLETLHCQRNQLGTLTLSGFTLRMLNASSNRLTTVNIYPVPNQLTHMDLSQNLLEYLPDWVCDCRKIEMLDVTQNLLFELPSRLLNSLSLRKLLAGNNHLERVPDLLDHIPLEVLDLQHNKLAELPESLFYKALNLKYLNVSANVLAMIPPSSQSEESLSTLQELYLTRNNLNENCSALLVGHQNLRILHIAYNQLFSFPASKLSKMEMLEELNLSGNKLKTIPSTVSSCKRLHTLIAHSNHITVFPEILNLPEIKLVDLSCNELTEIQLPESLPATLQELDLTGNSSLMLEHKTLNVFSHITTLKLDQKSTTTPGDSLSASTPWNHGYSEMSGQRNKLCVSVLAVDRFGDGVEACYGIFDGDRNEEVPRLLQCTMGDVLCEELQHSSVDSVYMCNTFLTSHRKLGMAGQKLGSSALLCYIHHEPSDPGGCFSLTVANVGTCQAVLCRDGRPVPLSKVYSLESCREEMERVKLSKAIITEDNKVSGVTCCSRLLGCSYLSPWVLPKPWVHTEPLCSQDEFLILGNRALFERVSFQEAVCTVQDVRDPRAAAKKLCSLAQSYGCKDNIEAVVVSLHISEDSCTCEPPASSTDPRVPPHILAPVPVTVTPGPSDPATLSCSSGAVSEFNSETSASEVGSEAGSTASDEHPSSGHVARPERRCSLHPATTLCGIMVLGAPGTGTHPGLFQRQPSSATFSNQSDNGLDSDDEAPLEGVISNGSKLEVEVDIHCCAFQLRSASDSPKDFDLEKRGSDYPNGKMCRQNSVVVSATNGCLLAVCGREIADLKKSPSTSSLFGKKLSNGSVVAPEDSHNLIEVALEAPKKKSGYFTAPAQQDPEDQLILPPGLEQEVREQLRSQTTLVSAPPLPSLPPAFKDTVWDHPHPPAFAHNIVPGPGPVPILQQEVYDTAL